ACACTCTTTTCTTACTGTGCGGTTGCAtagacatttttaattatttcttcaacggttactttttaataaaattattacaatatacttAAAAATGTTAAAGAGAAATAAAAACCACACCGCTGTGCTTTAATTTGACAATCCACACAAAAAAActtcataaaataattgaaagatGAACAAAATGCAACTTCAGAGTACGACAATTTCATTACAGTGAAGTTGACTGACCTAAAAGTTACAGATATTCaatgaacgaatgaatgaattgattaaatTGAATGATTTTTAGTAGATTAAATATAGAAATCAAGTGAAGCCACAGTTCACAGTAGGTAGTAGCATTACAATCATAAGCATGAATTACTTGGCAGCTAGAACAGCCCCTTAGGCCAGCGATCGGCTTGCGGCTCGCATGCTGCTCTTTAGCTCCTCAACTGCGGCTCTTCCGCGAAATGTTTACCTAGTTCAGGCACGGAATATCCCtcattatcttatttttttaagagaaGAGCAAACACTTTTAAAATACAAGGTTATAAAATTCTGTTAGAAAAATGGTTCTttgattaaatttcaattgtgtgtCTCTCTATTTGGCTCCCAGGGAATAGGCAGGGGAAAAAAATAGATGGTAATATTAATAGATTTTTATTGTtagtagcattttttttattgcttagatgggtggacgagctcacaacccacttggtcttaagtggttactggagcccatagacatctacaacgtaaatgcgccacccacctttctaaggtctcaagtatatttatctatattgtTCAAGGTAGCAAGTTCAAGTTCCAAGTGGAAAAGTCTATACTGAGGGAAAATtttcatatcatcatcatcatcatcatcattgaaTTTATTGGCAATATACTTATGCTGACAACCATACGGTCTACTTGATGGTGTGTGGTCACCACAATACACAACAAAACTTACCTACtgcattttttatataaaatttaatagaacCATTCGTAGAATTCCGCACGTTGCCTCTTATGTTATTAGAAATACACGGTCAACATAAAGGATACGATATTCTAAAAAACTACCACAGCtgaatctttatatatatatatatattcatttttttagcaattcatttatctatatatataaaaatgaattgttgttctaacttagtctcgctaaaactcgagaacggctgaaccgatttgactaattttggtcttgaattatttgtggaagaccagagaaggtttaaaaggtagataaatatgaaaatgctcggaattaaataaaaataacaattttgtttttcctttgatgtgtccccggtcgggtgaatttcttttttctttcattgatcgattgaggtactacgaagtctgccaggtcagctagttttaaataaaattgtaacaaaatgtatCTTTGGGAATTGAAAGATTGAAGAAGCTGCAGTTTACGGCAAGTGCGTAATTTTATACTCCTTACGTACATTCCTAATTATGTCCAAGGAAATGGTAGAATTCACCTTGGAAGGTAGAAGAAACTTAGGAACTAGAAATCATATTAATATTGTAACACTGAAATTAGTTCACGTGAACTTGTAGCAAAGGTTTCAGGAATTTGTACCTTAAAAATTTTCATTCTTCAATTCAACTTAAGGATGTGTAGCTATTTAAAATCGAAATACTATTGTGATTTCGAAATTGAATATATCTCGATACCcattttactatttttactCATTTTGATATAAAGTTCtcctataatttatttcattgctTTACCCAAGTCAAGATAAACAGGACgatcaaatttatttcaacATATGGACTTTAAATTCGAACTTCATTTATTAGAGATGATTAGTAGTAGTAGGTTAATGCAATATTTTCTTGTAGATTATtgattcgtaaataatttaaattccaGGTAAATCATTTACAttcggaaaaataaaatatggcaTTGAAAAGAATTTAGAAGAAGTATACAAATAGCTGTGCTTACCAATGAAGCTTGactacaaaatgtatttttttaatttgttttgtagtttgtatattttttatttggttacTAAAGAGCCTTTTGGTTTTACCGAACTAACTCatgtatacagggtgtcccagaaagaatggataatcctgaaaaacCTATTgggaacacaaaataaaaaataaaataacaaattctcaggtagtacccaaattactatttaaaaaagaaatttatattttccatactgctgtgcgtttctggaatatacaacagctacaaataaatggAATCTACAGGCTTTTGGtgttataatattctacatGGACTATACTAAGAAATATGCAGGAAATCGTTTGAGTAGCcagtgtaattttttataaaagctaaTCTGAACttaatttggtatttttttctttatttttaatttggggactaactaaaaaaaattttttttttcagtcccCATTtgctctactatgaggtgtttcaggattgtCCATTAtttttgggacaccctgtatattagCTGTCCCTGAACTAATTcatgtaataattatttattggatGACACGATTATTCGAACTTAGACCGTTCATTCGCTTCGAAACTGTGATTTTTCCCTACACTAAAACAACAAGTTCCATTCGATATCGATTTGACAGTTCCCAATCCCATTCATGGAGGAAGTTGGTTCTGTTCTTCTCATCCTTTCATTCTTTCATCGCGCAGCAGTGGTCAAGGTAGGACGTCACTTCACGTAAATTTGTTCGAATTATTGATTTGTCAGTTGAATAATATTCTAAGTTCTATTCGTCCTGCAAAACCTTATTCCGAAACTGCGTGAATCAAATTCCGTGAAACTATTTTGTTGGTGCAGCGCAAATTGTGATCAGAATTTTTTATCTTTTCCTTTTAGGTGGACCCTGCGTCAGAAAGAATCCATAGTTTAAATAAACATCTTCAACTAAATCCGAAAAATAATCATGTAAGTATTACtctatttaaacgtatatttcAGATGTGAGAGTATTTCCATTAATTTAGTCAAAAATAATGGTCAAAAAGGCCATCTACCACGAAAGCTAGAATTGTCTTGTTTAAATTGAATTTCGGTTTTTCATCACAAGATTATTTCTCTGTCACGATCTTTTTAAAACCTATTTTGgttttgaaatgatttttaatttagaaagtGTGTAGTggcatttatttaattcatacttATCCATTTTAACAAATCTACATGAAGCCATTTTGTCTTTAGCTGTTCACGCATGCGCATTGACAATAATGGCAACGTTTTTGTTACTTCTGGCGTGTTAAGCGCAAGCGCGAAGCAATGTATTGATTTTTTCCTTTGCACTAGGTCTGGTAACTGGAATAATAGCCGTGGAAACGGTGGTTCCAAATTTGGAGGAGGCAACAAATTCGGCGATAATTCTTCTCGATTTGGCAACGGTGGCAATAGATTTGGAGGATCTGGAGGATTTGGTGGGAAAAAAGAATTCTCTGGAGGTCAGAACATGCGTCGCCCAGATTGGGATTCTGTTTCGCTCCAACCTTTCAACAAAAACTTTTATGATCCACATCCTACAGTTCTCAAAAGATCACCATATGAAGTCGAAGAGTACAGAAATAATCACGAGGTAACTGTAAGTGGCGTTGAGGTTCATAATCCTATTCAATACTTTGAAGAAGCAAATTTTCCTGATTATGTGCAACAAGGTGTAAAGACAATGGGTTACAAAGAACCGACGCCCATTCAAGCTCAAGGCTGGCCGATAGCTATGTCTGGAAAGAATTTAGTTGGCGTAGCCCAAACGGGTTCCGGCAAAACGTTGGCCTACATCTTGCCAGCCATTGTGCACATAAACAACCAACCGCCTATTCGGAGAGGTGATGGTCCGATTGCTTTGGTCTTGGCGCCTACCAGAGAGTTAGCACAACAAATTCAGCAAGTTGCTGCAGATTTTGGACACACATCTTATGTTCGTAACACGTGTGTGTTTGGTGGTGCTCCTAAAAGAGAGCAAGCCCGGGACTTGGAGAGGGGAGTAGAAATAGTCATTGCTACTCCAGGTAGATTAATTGATTTCTTGGAAAAGGGCACAACCAACTTACAGCGGTGCACATATTTAGTTCTTGATGAGGCTGATCGTATGTTGGATATGGGATTTGAACCACAAATCAGAAAAATCATTGAGCAAATACGCCCAGACAGACAGACTTTGATGTGGTCAGCTACTTGGCCCAAAGAAGTGAAGAAACTTGCTGAGGATTACTTGGGAGACTACATTCAGATCAATATAGGATCATTACAACTTTCCGCAAATCACAACATTCTTCAAATTGTAGATATTTGTCAAGAAcatgaaaaagaaaataagtgAGTAGAATTTCCAACTAATTTTAGTAATTGTTTTGAAAAATGATGATTTGTTGTTAAAATGAATAACTTCATGATTTGACCAACAAATTTCCTCTAAGAAGATCTGATGTTTAAGTACTATTACTTTAAACAAGATGAATAATCTGGCAATGACAATGTAATGCTTTATATTTCagattaaatgtattattgcaaGAAATTGGACAAAGTCAAGAACCTGGTgcgaaaacaataatttttgttgAAACCAAGAGAAAAGCTGAGAACATATCAAGGAACATAAGGAGATATGGCTGGCCAGCTGTTTGCATGCATGGCGATAAAACTCAACAAGAAAGAGATGAAGTTCTGTATCAGTTCAAGGAAGGTCGTGCTAGTATTCTTGTAGCAACTGATGTTGCAGCTCGAGGGCTtggtgagatatttttttaatcaaattacttAATTCTTatgataaaaaatacaaattaattattaatttataaatataatttcatttataatttcaGAGGCACTGGCGGAAAGTTATTGTGTTCTATTTGAAAACTGGCAATTGAATGCCAAATTACTTTACTGGATTTGTAGATGAGTGACTGATTCAGTTGTAAACTGTAGAGAATGCAATAACTCGTCACTATAATGGTGCCTCATAGTGCCTTTCACTACATTTGGACCCGAGGCCGGAAAGCTTGATGGTTTGTCCGTAACTGCGGATAGACTTGAAAGTTGAAAACCTGGTGATGCACTTACTATGCGTTATTCAATTGAAAAATAAGGTCAGAAAACATGATTGGTGCATTGTTGAAAAACTTGACTGATGATCGGCAAGAGGTCAAGGGTTTTCTGTTTCGGCCAGTGGAGTCTTGggcaatattaaaacaaaagatttgaaattaaaattagagaTTTGCCCTCTTTAGACTCCAGGGTTCTCAGTGAGAGGCAACATtgttatatttgttattatctGTGTAGCTCATACAAACATGTAAGTAAAAGTGAGATATTCAAGATAATAACTAAatccttaattaaattaattatgatctttaaaattaatttgtgtaTTACAGATGTTGATGGTatcaaatatgtaataaattttgattatcCAAATTCGTCGGAGGATTACATCCATCGTATTGGGAGAACTGGACGTTCAAAATCAAAAGGAACATCATATGCTTTCTTTACCCCTTCAAATTCCCGTCAAGCCAAAGATTTGGTATCTGTTCTACAAGAAGCTAA
The sequence above is drawn from the Bombyx mori chromosome 11, ASM3026992v2 genome and encodes:
- the LOC732932 gene encoding DEAD box polypeptide 5 isoform 1 (isoform 1 is encoded by transcript variant 1), which codes for MSGNWNNSRGNGGSKFGGGNKFGDNSSRFGNGGNRFGGSGGFGGKKEFSGGQNMRRPDWDSVSLQPFNKNFYDPHPTVLKRSPYEVEEYRNNHEVTVSGVEVHNPIQYFEEANFPDYVQQGVKTMGYKEPTPIQAQGWPIAMSGKNLVGVAQTGSGKTLAYILPAIVHINNQPPIRRGDGPIALVLAPTRELAQQIQQVAADFGHTSYVRNTCVFGGAPKREQARDLERGVEIVIATPGRLIDFLEKGTTNLQRCTYLVLDEADRMLDMGFEPQIRKIIEQIRPDRQTLMWSATWPKEVKKLAEDYLGDYIQINIGSLQLSANHNILQIVDICQEHEKENKLNVLLQEIGQSQEPGAKTIIFVETKRKAENISRNIRRYGWPAVCMHGDKTQQERDEVLYQFKEGRASILVATDVAARGLDVDGIKYVINFDYPNSSEDYIHRIGRTGRSKSKGTSYAFFTPSNSRQAKDLVSVLQEANQIISPQLQSMADRCGGGGGGWNRNRFGGGGRGGGGSFKRGSNFGKSSQRGGSGYKRFDDY
- the LOC732932 gene encoding DEAD box polypeptide 5 isoform X4: MSGNWNNSRGNGGSKFGGGNKFGDNSSRFGNGGNRFGGSGGFGGKKEFSGGQNMRRPDWDSVSLQPFNKNFYDPHPTVLKRSPYEVEEYRNNHEVTVSGVEVHNPIQYFEEANFPDYVQQGVKTMGYKEPTPIQAQGWPIAMSGKNLVGVAQTGSGKTLAYILPAIVHINNQPPIRRGDGPIALVLAPTRELAQQIQQVAADFGHTSYVRNTCVFGGAPKREQARDLERGVEIVIATPGRLIDFLEKGTTNLQRCTYLVLDEADRMLDMGFEPQIRKIIEQIRPDRQTLMWSATWPKEVKKLAEDYLGDYIQINIGSLQLSANHNILQIVDICQEHEKENKLNVLLQEIGQSQEPGAKTIIFVETKRKAENISRNIRRYGWPAVCMHGDKTQQERDEVLYQFKEGRASILVATDVAARGLEALAESYCVLFENWQLNAKLLYWICR
- the LOC732932 gene encoding DEAD box polypeptide 5 isoform 2 (isoform 2 is encoded by transcript variant 2) is translated as MSGNWNNSRGNGGSKFGGGNKFGDNSSRFGNGGNRFGGSGGFGGKKEFSGVLKRSPYEVEEYRNNHEVTVSGVEVHNPIQYFEEANFPDYVQQGVKTMGYKEPTPIQAQGWPIAMSGKNLVGVAQTGSGKTLAYILPAIVHINNQPPIRRGDGPIALVLAPTRELAQQIQQVAADFGHTSYVRNTCVFGGAPKREQARDLERGVEIVIATPGRLIDFLEKGTTNLQRCTYLVLDEADRMLDMGFEPQIRKIIEQIRPDRQTLMWSATWPKEVKKLAEDYLGDYIQINIGSLQLSANHNILQIVDICQEHEKENKLNVLLQEIGQSQEPGAKTIIFVETKRKAENISRNIRRYGWPAVCMHGDKTQQERDEVLYQFKEGRASILVATDVAARGLDVDGIKYVINFDYPNSSEDYIHRIGRTGRSKSKGTSYAFFTPSNSRQAKDLVSVLQEANQIISPQLQSMADRCGGGGGGWNRNRFGGGGRGGGGSFKRGSNFGKSSQRGGSGYKRFDDY
- the LOC732932 gene encoding DEAD box polypeptide 5 isoform X1, yielding MRIDNNGNVFVTSGVLSASAKQCIDFFLCTRSGNWNNSRGNGGSKFGGGNKFGDNSSRFGNGGNRFGGSGGFGGKKEFSGGQNMRRPDWDSVSLQPFNKNFYDPHPTVLKRSPYEVEEYRNNHEVTVSGVEVHNPIQYFEEANFPDYVQQGVKTMGYKEPTPIQAQGWPIAMSGKNLVGVAQTGSGKTLAYILPAIVHINNQPPIRRGDGPIALVLAPTRELAQQIQQVAADFGHTSYVRNTCVFGGAPKREQARDLERGVEIVIATPGRLIDFLEKGTTNLQRCTYLVLDEADRMLDMGFEPQIRKIIEQIRPDRQTLMWSATWPKEVKKLAEDYLGDYIQINIGSLQLSANHNILQIVDICQEHEKENKLNVLLQEIGQSQEPGAKTIIFVETKRKAENISRNIRRYGWPAVCMHGDKTQQERDEVLYQFKEGRASILVATDVAARGLDVDGIKYVINFDYPNSSEDYIHRIGRTGRSKSKGTSYAFFTPSNSRQAKDLVSVLQEANQIISPQLQSMADRCGGGGGGWNRNRFGGGGRGGGGSFKRGSNFGKSSQRGGSGYKRFDDY
- the LOC732932 gene encoding DEAD box polypeptide 5 isoform X3, with protein sequence MRIDNNGNVFVTSGVLSASAKQCIDFFLCTRSGNWNNSRGNGGSKFGGGNKFGDNSSRFGNGGNRFGGSGGFGGKKEFSGGQNMRRPDWDSVSLQPFNKNFYDPHPTVLKRSPYEVEEYRNNHEVTVSGVEVHNPIQYFEEANFPDYVQQGVKTMGYKEPTPIQAQGWPIAMSGKNLVGVAQTGSGKTLAYILPAIVHINNQPPIRRGDGPIALVLAPTRELAQQIQQVAADFGHTSYVRNTCVFGGAPKREQARDLERGVEIVIATPGRLIDFLEKGTTNLQRCTYLVLDEADRMLDMGFEPQIRKIIEQIRPDRQTLMWSATWPKEVKKLAEDYLGDYIQINIGSLQLSANHNILQIVDICQEHEKENKLNVLLQEIGQSQEPGAKTIIFVETKRKAENISRNIRRYGWPAVCMHGDKTQQERDEVLYQFKEGRASILVATDVAARGLEALAESYCVLFENWQLNAKLLYWICR